Below is a window of 'Nostoc azollae' 0708 DNA.
GATTTTCCCCAACAAGGTTTACAACTAGCTTCCTCTGATTATCAGCCGGAGCGTGAAGAGTATTTAGAAGGAATTGGGGCCAAGCGTATTGAACATACCCTGATTATGTCGCGCTCTGTTTGGCATAAAATCCGGGAATCAAAATTGGTATCCTTGGAAGGGATTCAGTGGCCGGAAGTGCTGCAAGGACTACAACCAGCACGCAAACCTATTCCTGGTGGAATGTCATGGGTTCCTAAACAACAGCAGCCCAAGTCAGACCGACCGGTGCCAAATAAATCAGAAATTGTCGCTTTTGGCAACCAATACTCGAAGATAGACGCATCTCGTCATTGTGAAGAAGCTGATGCCAAAGAGGAGAACAATTAGCGTGATCCCTCAGCAGAAGTTAAAGTCCTTTATATCAGCCTTGGGAGTAGATGTTGGTAGCAAACGTATTGGTCTGGCTGGGTGCGATGGTACTGGTTTAATTGCCACAGGTCTTACAACTATTGATCGTAAATCCTTTGAAGAGGATGTGGAGCAAATACAACAAATCGTGAATGCTCGCCGGGTGCAAGTTCTGGTTGTTGGTTTACCTTATGCAATGGATGGCTCTTTAGGTTTTCAAGCCCGTCACGTCCAAAAATTTACCCACAGGTTGGCTCAAGCTCTGAAACTGCCTGTGGAATATGTGGATGAGCGATTAACTTCTTACCAAGCAGAACAACTGCTGATTGCAGAAAATCGCTCTCCTTCACGTCATAAGGGACTGATTGACCGTAAAGCAGCAGCCTTGATTTTGCAACAGTGGTTAGATGCTAGAGGTAGCACCTCCAATAGATCAGTAGCATTTGTCGATGATTGATACCTTTTAACATGGTGTTTTAACATGGTATTGTGAAAACTATTACTCAACTGTATATCCAAATTTTGGCTTGACATTGACTGCCATTAAACAGTTCAATAAATTCCATAGTTAGGGATATTGATAAATTTACATAATGTGACTATGTATTCCTCTGAATTTTCTGAAGAAAATGATCGCGCTGATGCTACTTCTATCACTTTGACAGATGAAAAAGGGCGATCGCTCGAATGTTATGTTGAGCATTCCCTCTCAGTAGATGATCAAGAATATGTTTTACTTCTGCCTATAGACTCACCTATAGAAATCTTTGCTTGGCAAGATGAAGGTGAGGAAGAAGAAGCTGTATTGGTGGAAGATGATGAAACAATTGATAGGATTTTTAGCACCGCTCAAGCAGTTCTCTCCGAGCAGAATTTAATCATTAAAAATACTGCCTATGCTTTAACTGTAGTAGGTGAGTTACCACCGGAGGAAGAGTCAGAAATTTTCACCTTAGAAATCGAAGATGAAGAAGCAGAGTTAGAACCAGAGCAACTACAACTACTGGCCAGTTTTTATCATGATGACCAGGAGTATGCAGTTTATACCCCTCTCGATCCGCTGCTATTTTTTGCCCGGATCACTACGACAGGTCAGCCTGAACTGCTCTCTCCTGAAGAGTTTCGCAAAGTGCAACCGCTGTTAGAAGAACACTTGTTTAATCAAGTTGAATAATCGGAGTTTGAAAATTAAAAACTCAGTAATTAAAAATTAAATTTTTAATTGTGAAGTTTGAAAATTGAATTCTGAATTTTTCCATTACTAATCTGACTTTTCACTGTATGTGAACTAGGTTGATGAGTAGTGGAATTTTCTCAATCAGATATTTCCCATACACAATCTAAAATTATTATGACTTGGAACAATATCTTACAGCCTGACTTGATTTTAGAAGGTTCAGTGTTGAACCTGACACCAGATAGCATTCAACAATATGGGCTGAAAGGGCTGGTGTTGGATGTTGATGACACTTTAGTACCAATAACTGTTAGTGCTGCTTCCCCAGAAATGAAACAATGGGTAGAAGAAATCCGTACCTATGCTGTATTGTGCCTGGTCAGCAATAATCTGAGTGAATCCAGAATCGGTAGTATTGCCCGTTCTCTGAATTTACCTTATTACTTGGGTGCGGCTAAACCCTCACGCCGCAAAATTAGAGCAGCTTTGGAACAAATGAATTTACCTGTACATCAAGTGGGTATGGTAGGTGATCGCTTGTTTACTGATGTTTTAGCTGGTAATCGCTTGGGAATGTTTACTATTTTAGTCGAACCTATTGTTCATGCTGATGCTGTCCTCCGTTCTCACCCTATCCGTAACTTTGAAGTTTGGGTATCGGAAATACTCGGCGCTTCTATCGCTCCCAAGCAGACAAAAATTAACAAAGATTTATAAATCAGTAAAAAAGTAAATCTAAAGAAATACCTAAGAAATTTCAACTTTCTCCAAAAATCTTAGATTATAAGTATTAATAAGATCAGGTCAAGCACATAAAGACCTTAGACAATAATAAATAAATATAAACCTGTACAGCGTCAGCCTTCACTATAGAGGGATTGGCGCTGTACAATTTTTGAGGTATTTAACCAAGTTGCAAGTCATCTAGTTGAGGCTGGTAATGGGTAATGGGTAATTGGTGAGTAACCGACTAATGCCCCATGCCCCATGTCCCATGCCCCATGTCCCATGCCCCATGCCCCATGTCCCATGCCCCATGACTAAAACAATAGTTGTTAAAATTGGTACTTCTAGCCTTACTCAACGAGAAACTGGACAACTAGCCCTTTCCACCATTGCTACCTTAACGGAAACCCTGTGCAATTTAAGACTCCAGGGTCATCGCGTAATTTTGGTTTCTTCCGGTGCTGTGGGTGTGGGTTGTGCGTGTTTAGGTTTAACAGAACGTCCCAAAGTGATCGCTCTCAAACAAGCGGTAGCAGCTGTTGGACAAGGTAGGCTAATACGTATCTATGATGATTTATTTACTACTTTACAACAACCTATAGCCCAAGTATTATTAACACGCGCTGATTTGGTACAACGTAGCCGCTATCTAAATGCTTACAATACTTTTCAGGAATTGCTACGACTAGGAGTAATTCCGGTAGTGAATGAAAATGATACTGTGGCTGTAGAGGAATTGAAATTTGGTGATAACGACACCCTTTCTGCTTTAGTTGCCAGTTTAGTGGAAGCGGATTGGTTATTTTTACTGACAGACGTTGAGAAATTATATTCTGCTGATCCTCGTTCTGTACCTGATGCCCGTCCTATCAGTTTGGTAAGTAATATGAGGGAATTGGCAGATTTGCAAATTCAAACCGGGGGACAGGGTTCTCAGTGGGGTACTGGTGGAATGGTAACAAAAATATCTGCTGCCAGAATTGCGATCGCAGCGGGTGTGCGAACTATAATTACTCAAGGGCGTTTTCCTCACAATATTGAGAAAATTATCCAAGGGGAAGCTATAGGAACGCATTTTGAACCGCAACCAGAACCAACCTCAGCTAGAAAACGCTGGATAGCTTATGGTTTAGTACCGATGGGTAAATTATATTTAGATGATGGGGCTATTAATGCTATTTCCCAAGCAGGAAAATCTCTGTTGGCTGCGGGAATTAAAGCTGTACAAGGGGAATTTGACCATCAGGAAGCGGTACAATTGTGCGATGGCACAGGTAATGAAATTGCCAGAGGTTTGGTGAATTATAACAGTGAAGAATTACAAAAAATTTGTGGTTGTCATTCACGGGACATTGCGGGAATTTTGGGTTATGCAGGTGCGGAAACTGTAATTCATCGGGATAATTTGGTGTTGATTTAGGAGTGTTTTTAACGCAGAGGAACGCGGAGGTTCAAGGAGTTTTTTGGAGGAGAGGTTATGGTTCAAGCTTTAGAAGGTTCTTTGAGTTTACCAGAGGAGGAACAACGTTTCTAGCGTCGTGGAGTTAGTTGGGAAAGATTTCAAGCAATTCAAAGGGGTTTTGAGCATTTACCAGGAGTGCATTTATTTTATTGTGAGGGAGTTTTAGAAATTGTAGGTATCGGTAAAGCGCATGGATTTATAACTTCTTTAATAGGTTTGTTACTGGGACAGTATTTTCTAGAAAAAGAAATTGAATTTTTTCCAAGTAGTAGTTTTAATCAAGTTATTCCGGGTGTAGTCGATTATCAAGCAGATTTGTCTTATTGTCTATGAAGTTTTACAAAAAATAAAAGACAGACGAGGGATGTATATTGGTAAGCTTTCTATTACTATTTTACGCCATTTTTTAGTCTGATATTCAGTTTGCACGGAGTGAGTTAGATTTGAAATTAACTAAAGAAGATACCGATTTTTACGAAAATCTTCAGCCTTGGATACAAAGACATTTTGATGTAAGAACTTCCAATTCTTGGGCGAATATTATTCTGCTATTTACCCGTGATGACAAGGATGCTCTTAATGGTTTTTCAGGTTACTGGATGAGTGTAAGCAGCGTGATAAAAGTCTAGATACAGAATCTAAGAAGAACTCCATACATATAGATATATCATGAAAAAATAATATCAAAATTATGAAAAGGCTGCTGCCTTCTGCTCATATTAATATGAGGCTCTGCCTCATCAACTCTATTCCCTGTCAGAGACAGGGAACAAGTAATTAAACTTCCACTTTTTCCTTAGATTGATTCAAAGCTACAACATCCTGCAACCTGGAAATCACAAAAGACTTCTCTAGATAAGAAAACAAACCGCCGGCTTTTGGACCACGTTCCTTATTTAAAAACGATAGATACAAAGCCTTAAACGCAGTCGCTTGTTGAACTTGTAATTCCTTGGTAGTTGAGAAAATCAAACTTTGCAATTCCTCTGCTTCCCAGTTAGAAATATTCTGCAAATTTTCTGCCAACTTATGCAAATAATTAACCTGTTCTTCAGTTAAATCATTTGATCTTTCTGGTACTTGTTCCAGATAGAGAACTAACTTTTCTTCTTCATCAGCGTAATCTTGCAACCATTGTTGAGCCGCAGCTATTCTTTGATTGACAATTTGCTGATCATACTCAGTTAAAGGTTGTTGGCTACGTTGTACAACTTCTTCTTGAATATTCAAGCGGGGAACTTGCAACAGAGAAATCAGCGTACTAAAATCAAATGGTTGGAAGGTTTGAATGTCATCACCTAATTGCGCGTAAAATAACGGCATTAGTTCTTCAGTTAATTCAGGGGAATTAGAATACTTGTTAATCAAAGTATCGTAGTCTCTGAATAAACGAGTGATGGTTTCATAATTCGGGACAAAATTAATTACTGTTCTCGGCTGAGTTCGCAACATTAAAAAGCGCAGTAATTCAGGAGGAAGCAAAGCTGCAATTTCCTTTGCACTCGAACCAACACCCTTAGAAGAACTCATTTTCGTGCCATTGACGAGAATAAATTCATAAGGAGAATGGAATGGTGGTTGTTTTTGTAAAACCTTCCGAGAAATAGCATTGGCAACATCTCTAGAACCACCTTTTTGAGAGTGGTCTTTACCTGCCATTTCAATAGTTACACCTACAACATCCCACTTAGCCACCCATTCAACTTTCCAAGGTAATTTACCATTACCATTAAAAGGAGAAACCCAACCAGAATGACCACAACCTTTTGTATAGTTGGTTGCATCTGGGTTACAGGTGTAAAAAACTTCTGATCCGTTGTAATCTGTAGTTACAGTTGTGGCAATTTTGCCGCAATTTTCACAAACAACTTGAAAAGGATACCAGTTATTGGGGCGGTCTGCTTTACTAACCTCTTTGTATACTTCTCGGACTAGGTGGGCATTTTTTAAGAAAGTGTCGATATGGGAATTGAGTTTTCCAGAACGATATAAATCACGTAAAAAATAAGTTTCTGGTTTAATTCCTAAATACTCAAAAACTTCAAAAAATTCGCCGATGAAATATTTAGCGTAATCACTTGCACCTTCTGCTGGAGAAGGAACATTACATATGGGAAAACCCAAATAAGGAGCAAATGTTTCTTGCTCAAGGTATTTGGGAACTGTATCTAGTGCGTCATAGTCATCCACACCGTACAAGAATTTCACGGGCTTACGTGCGTGTTTCAAGGCACGGTAAATAACGTCATGGATAACCACACCCCGCAATGACCCGACGTGGACTCTACCTGATGGAGTCTTGGAATCATTAACTACCTGGTAGCCTTGTGCATCAGCAGCGATTTTATCAGCCCAAAACATTTGCCATATTATCTTTTCACAATCCCTCTATTCTACCTCTATGATTCATCATCGGTGATGAGTTACATCAGCTATTGGCTTGTAGTTGGCACTTTAGCGTTGAAAGTTTCCATAAAATCAAGACACCTGTACATCTGTTGTTGCATAGTCTCAGCATCAGCATGAAACCGTCCTCCATGACTGGGTAGCACCCACTCAAAGCAATAATTAGCCAATTTACGCATAGATTTAATCTGTTCTGACCAGGAATACCAGCAGAAATCATGAAAAGCCGCTAAGTGATGGAGGTCTTCTGACCAAGCAAGATGGTCTCCTGTGAAGAGAAATTTATTCTTGTACAGTAAAACTGTATGTCCTTTGCTGTGGCCGGGAACGGGGATAATTAATAAATTTGCTGTGAGTGGAAATGGTTCTGAACCTGTTAACTGTATTTCTATATTCTGTGTATCTGTAGAAATATCATCAATATGTAAAATGCGTTGACAGTGAAAATGTTCCGCAAATTTTTGATGTTCAGCGATGTCGTCTTTGTGAGATAGGAACATATAACTAATTCCTCCCATCTCTTCTAGACGCTTAACTAAAGAACGGGTAAAGCGGGGAGAATCTACCAAAATGTTACCTTCTGGCAGTTGAATTAAATAACTAGTACCGCCAAAAGATTTTTCTGAATGATAGCCGCAATGGTAAACACTTTCATCTATAAAAATCGGGAAAGTTTGCTGCACAGATTTAATCTCTTTTGGTATTTCTACTGTACCAATAGAACTGGTAGGACATGATAAAAGTGCTTGCAGTGCTGATAATCTTTCTGTTTGATTTGTGGGTTGGTGATGAACTGCCGATTGTTCACCAATACGAGAAAATACCTCAGGAGTCATCCAGCGACAGGTATAACAATCAATACAAGTGGTATCAACATAAAAATCGCCGTTGACGTTTTGAGGTCGGCGCTGATTTAAATAGGCCATGTGAATTCCTGATTACATGACTAAAGGGTGTTATGGATCTAGACTATCAAGGTTTAGCTGAGGTTATGGATCTCTAGAGAGGTAACTTTGTTGTCAATGGGAATAAGTTTATCTCGATGCCTTTCTAAAAGTGCTATCGCTTAGTTCTGGAGTTTAGACTAAATCGGTGATGTTCAAGAAAAAAATGAGGTCTGTATTCAATCAGACCTCCTAGTAGTAGAAACTGAGAGAAGTACTACCAACTCTCCTCTCACCTGCCAATATGAAACGTGCCAGATTAGAAGAATTCTTTCAAGCAGCCTACAAACATCTAGGTAGGGCTAAATGCGGTTCATGACTTGGGAATTGTGGTTAGCTCGTGATATCCTTACCGACAATCCTCTACCTTGGCAGAAGTTGATAAATTGAGCCCTGGAAGAGTTGCTCAAGCGTTGGGTGGAGTTTTTGCAGTCATTGCTAGTCCCACCTGTACACCCAAACCTCACGGAAAGTCTCCTGGTTGACTTATATATTCAACCAGTCTAAAAACGACATAAGTATTTGTCAAAATTACAGCAATAATGTGCGAAAGAAATTGAAATATTGAATGAAGTTGATAGTTTGCGGGAATTGTTGACCGCTGAAAATACAAACTTGCTCAAAAATTACAAAACTGAATGCTTAAATATCGGCCCACCTGACAAATTTAACTATCAGCAATGATATAACCATGAGAACTGTGGGTTAAATTACAGCCGATTCTAACATCTTGATTGTGCCATTATCAGCATCTATTTCTACCTGTAAACCAACCGGGATTGTAAATTTATGGTGTTTGATATGACCAATGATAGAGCCATACCAAGCTGGAATATTTAATGGCTTGATATGTTGTTGTAATATTTGCATGAAAGTAAATGATTGTTGATCTGAAGGTTGGCAATTTGTGCATTGTCCAAACATCCACCCAGAAATTTGATTGATAATACCAGCATTTTTAAACTGCGTTAACATTCTGTCTATGTGATAAATATCTTCACCAATATCTTCCAAAAATAAAATACTGTGATGCCATGATGGTAAATAAGGAGAACCTACCATTGCAGCGACAACTGATAAATTACCACCAATTAATCTACCTTGAGCTTTTCCTGGTGTAATTAATTCTCTTCTTCCTTCATTAGTGGAAGTATTTTCCATTGTTAATTATTCTGCATTAAATAAGAGCCGTTGAAAGTAATCAACTCTAAATTGATTCCAGTTAGAAGTAGCAACTGAGCGATGAAATGTAATTAACTGAATGCGGGCATTAATCGCTAATAATAAAGAAGTAATATGGCTATATCCGAGGATAATTTTGGGATGGGAACGAATCAGAGTTTAACTAAGTAAAGGCAAAATCCGATTACAACCCCAACTGCCACGCATAGCGATAATTGCTTTTACAGATTTATCGACAAACATGGCGTGAATATCTTTGGCGCGGTTTATGTCTGTTCCTGCTAAATATCCATTATGATCTAAAATATGTGCGCCTTTTTTTATTTTTAATCCTAAGTTTGTAAAAGTTTGTTTGGCATCTTTTATATCTTTGGTTTCAATGATACCCGCAGGAGAAATTAAGCCTATAGTATCGCCTATTTTTAGACGTGGTGGTTTAATAGTAGTATGTGGAGAAAGTTGATTTTGGGCGATAGCTGGGGGAATTTGGGTGGCTATGGTGGTTAGTCCCAGGGTGGTAAGAAATTGACGACGGTTGATGTGCATTGGCGAATAGAGGGTTAATAATTACAGCAATTATTGCAAACAGCAGGATATCAAAAAGGTGGTTTAGAAAATAGAAGAACAGCAAGAAAGATATCGCTACATATAAACCCATAGAAACATATAAACCCATTGAAAAATCGCCCTGAAAGTTTTCAAATATTTCATGATGCTTTATTAAAATTAATTAATATTTAATTAATTTTAATACAATTCAATTGTAAACTAAAGAGAATTAAAGAATCTATGCCACTAAAACGGTTTATTATTAGGGAATGGGTGTTGACCAGCACGGACAAGAACTCACGGTAGCAGCAGCAAGGGCGCTGAGAAATGGGATCGCACACAATGCCTTACTCGGTATCATGGAAATAGCTGGGTTATAAGACCCCAATGAGATGATTGTAGAAGTCAAGGTAGCTGTACCCTACCCCGAACAAGTAAGGGAAGCAGAAGTATTAGCCGTCCTTCCCTGTGGTAAAAAAACCCTGACTGTAGAAGCAGGGGGAATGGTAGTTGATGGTTTAGCTATACCCTCCCTCAATGATAAAAATCACGAAATGTTGATAGCAGTTGCAGCGGTGACAGTTTTAGTAGAAACTGAATAACCAACAAGCTAACAACAACATGGTATACACAAAATCATGAATATAGAACAACATTGGGAACAATTATTTGGATACTTGCCCATAGATGGTATTTCTATGCAGGGTACATGGACTGTTTATTCACCAGGAAAACAAGTTATCAAATCTGCTCAAGGCATTATAAATTTGCGTCCCAATACTCATAATATAGTCATTAACCACACCAATCAATTTCCCTCACCTGATGGCAGTAAAGTAGAAAAATAATGGCAAATACCCAAAGAAACTACTAATTTAGCTGATGGTTTTGAAGATGGTAGTAAAGCTAAACATCGAAATCACTATCAATATATAAAGAATATAAAGATGGCAAAACAGAAATTAAAACCTTTCGTCCCTATAAAAAACCAACTATTAGAGCTTGATTTTTAGATAATAGCTTTACTGCCTGTTCTCCAAAATTAAAAATTGGCTCAATCTTTGGTTTTGACACTGGGTTATAGGTATGAAAATATAAGAGCAGAAGCCATTACCATTTATGATGAAAGTGGTAATTTGCAAAAGATTACATTCATTGACGAACAAATAGGAACTCTTCCGCAATTAACGACTAATTTACCTCGACAAGAAGTCAGCGGTAATTGGTAGGGAATGGCTAAAAAAATCACCGCAGAATTGACAATATTTTTACCTAAAGTAACCTCATGGCAACCATTAGAAAATTTAGCTAAGGATTATCAAACTTTGTATTTATCCAAGAGTGTTTCTAGTAGTTGCCCTCAGACAATAGTTGGTCGGCAAGAATTTCCATATGTGGTAGATTAGCTGGTCCGACCTAGTTTATTACTACGTGGTATTCGCAAACATGAAACTTCTAATTTTACGAATTTCACCCTAGAAACCTTCACTCTTAGTGATTAACTTTGATTTTTCGCGTTAAACTAAATTTATGGGGATTCATTGAGATAAATTGGGGTCATCTCTGGCCGTAAGTTCAATCACCCATTTATCTTCATCACTTCAGTTACAATGTGCCTAGAGCCTAATAAATCACTCGAAATTCAGGATATTATCGGACTTAAACCGCAACACTTTGCTGATTTAATCAGAACTGCACAATTAGTTTTTGATCCTGCTGCGGGACTTTCTGGTAGAAATGTAAAGATTGACTGGGAAGATGTTGGCATTCCTAGTGATGTAGCAGATAATCTCAGAGAACTTGGTCAAGAATATCAGTATGCTTCTCCTCATCTTCCCCCTGAAGTTGTTTGGAGTAAGTTAACTACGTCATCTCGAATTTGGTTTATTGAGAACAAAGATAGTTTGTGGCGGTTTGAAGAAATTCTCCCTGCACTTGACGAAGACTAAGAAGCTGAAATATATTCAGCAATATACGTTGGAACTAGGATGCAGCTAGTTTGTATCCTATTTTCTATTTTCAAAATTTTGTTTCATGATATGAAATAAGTACCTGGGCAAAATTAATTAAACATTTTTGGGAAAAACAGAAATCTTTGTCTTGCTTATCTGTTCCCTGGTCCCTCCTCTAAATTTACAATTTATTTTGCAAGACCACTTATTTGTTTTTAAACTATCACCTAAAGAATAAAACTGCCAGCGATTTTGTTGTTAGAGGTTATTTTAAAATTTTCTGGCTGTGACGTTAGGCACTTATTGATCCCCCCTAACCCCCCTAATAAGGGGGACTTAGGGGGATATAAAAGTTTTTGATACATCACTAAAGACTTTTCAAACATCCTCTTAGATTAACAATTTTTTAAGTCTTATGCTATTGTGCTTTACAATATGGTTTGAGTAGAGTTCAGGTAGATATTTTTTGGTTTAATTTTCTCTAGAAATCAACCCGTAACTGGATTCAAAGTGTTAAAATTCAATTTTAATATCTGACAAGAGATGTTCATGAAAATTTCTGTTTTTAGGCTTTTTCTAACTTCCTTAGGATTGATATCTGGCTTTGTAGCTGTGAATTTCTATAACACGAGTGCTGTTTTAGCAGAAGCCCCACTAGAACATTCTCAATTGTTAGTTAATGGTAAACATATTACTGTTAAGAAATCTGAATTTGGGGTGAGAATAGTTGATGCTAAGGGTAAAGCTAATTTTTTCCCCACTTCTAAAGTACCCTTAAAGAAGGGTGATGCTTATGGTTGGCGAATTAAACTGCAAAATTATCAGGGTAAGGTAAGATGGCGTGAAGTTTTGCGCTTACCAAAAGCACCAGAAACCTGGGCTACACAGGAAGATGAGAATTTTTATTTATCAGCAGACGGAACTACTGCGGTGACGAAACGCACGGAAACATCTGCAAATGGTGTAATTGAAAATTTTTGGAAAATAGCTCCCGGTGATCCTCTTGGTAAACATAAAATAGAGGTTTATGTTGATGAGCGTTTAGTAGCAACTTTTGAGTTTGAAATGGTTGCATTTTAGTCAACATTCAGCATTGTTGATTAAAAATATGAATAGGTTTCGTGCCAAGGCTTAAATAAAGTCTTGGCAAAAGATTTTATTTTTTATCTGCTTAATATTTTAAAATTTAAATATGATATGGTTATTAATTTGGAAATGTATCTATTAGTCTGTCAACCCAAAAATTACGGGTGAAGGGAAGCAGCGGAAGAATAGAAATTTTTTTCCTGTCATTACCCGTCAAAATATCTTTGATAGACTACTAAGTCAGTTGCTATTA
It encodes the following:
- the ruvX gene encoding Holliday junction resolvase RuvX, producing the protein MPKRRTISVIPQQKLKSFISALGVDVGSKRIGLAGCDGTGLIATGLTTIDRKSFEEDVEQIQQIVNARRVQVLVVGLPYAMDGSLGFQARHVQKFTHRLAQALKLPVEYVDERLTSYQAEQLLIAENRSPSRHKGLIDRKAAALILQQWLDARGSTSNRSVAFVDD
- a CDS encoding DUF3727 domain-containing protein; translation: MYSSEFSEENDRADATSITLTDEKGRSLECYVEHSLSVDDQEYVLLLPIDSPIEIFAWQDEGEEEEAVLVEDDETIDRIFSTAQAVLSEQNLIIKNTAYALTVVGELPPEEESEIFTLEIEDEEAELEPEQLQLLASFYHDDQEYAVYTPLDPLLFFARITTTGQPELLSPEEFRKVQPLLEEHLFNQVE
- a CDS encoding YqeG family HAD IIIA-type phosphatase, coding for MTWNNILQPDLILEGSVLNLTPDSIQQYGLKGLVLDVDDTLVPITVSAASPEMKQWVEEIRTYAVLCLVSNNLSESRIGSIARSLNLPYYLGAAKPSRRKIRAALEQMNLPVHQVGMVGDRLFTDVLAGNRLGMFTILVEPIVHADAVLRSHPIRNFEVWVSEILGASIAPKQTKINKDL
- the proB gene encoding glutamate 5-kinase, producing the protein MTKTIVVKIGTSSLTQRETGQLALSTIATLTETLCNLRLQGHRVILVSSGAVGVGCACLGLTERPKVIALKQAVAAVGQGRLIRIYDDLFTTLQQPIAQVLLTRADLVQRSRYLNAYNTFQELLRLGVIPVVNENDTVAVEELKFGDNDTLSALVASLVEADWLFLLTDVEKLYSADPRSVPDARPISLVSNMRELADLQIQTGGQGSQWGTGGMVTKISAARIAIAAGVRTIITQGRFPHNIEKIIQGEAIGTHFEPQPEPTSARKRWIAYGLVPMGKLYLDDGAINAISQAGKSLLAAGIKAVQGEFDHQEAVQLCDGTGNEIARGLVNYNSEELQKICGCHSRDIAGILGYAGAETVIHRDNLVLI
- the lysS gene encoding lysine--tRNA ligase, which gives rise to MFWADKIAADAQGYQVVNDSKTPSGRVHVGSLRGVVIHDVIYRALKHARKPVKFLYGVDDYDALDTVPKYLEQETFAPYLGFPICNVPSPAEGASDYAKYFIGEFFEVFEYLGIKPETYFLRDLYRSGKLNSHIDTFLKNAHLVREVYKEVSKADRPNNWYPFQVVCENCGKIATTVTTDYNGSEVFYTCNPDATNYTKGCGHSGWVSPFNGNGKLPWKVEWVAKWDVVGVTIEMAGKDHSQKGGSRDVANAISRKVLQKQPPFHSPYEFILVNGTKMSSSKGVGSSAKEIAALLPPELLRFLMLRTQPRTVINFVPNYETITRLFRDYDTLINKYSNSPELTEELMPLFYAQLGDDIQTFQPFDFSTLISLLQVPRLNIQEEVVQRSQQPLTEYDQQIVNQRIAAAQQWLQDYADEEEKLVLYLEQVPERSNDLTEEQVNYLHKLAENLQNISNWEAEELQSLIFSTTKELQVQQATAFKALYLSFLNKERGPKAGGLFSYLEKSFVISRLQDVVALNQSKEKVEV
- a CDS encoding MBL fold metallo-hydrolase — protein: MAYLNQRRPQNVNGDFYVDTTCIDCYTCRWMTPEVFSRIGEQSAVHHQPTNQTERLSALQALLSCPTSSIGTVEIPKEIKSVQQTFPIFIDESVYHCGYHSEKSFGGTSYLIQLPEGNILVDSPRFTRSLVKRLEEMGGISYMFLSHKDDIAEHQKFAEHFHCQRILHIDDISTDTQNIEIQLTGSEPFPLTANLLIIPVPGHSKGHTVLLYKNKFLFTGDHLAWSEDLHHLAAFHDFCWYSWSEQIKSMRKLANYCFEWVLPSHGGRFHADAETMQQQMYRCLDFMETFNAKVPTTSQ
- a CDS encoding DUF3598 family protein, which produces MNIEQHWEQLFGYLPIDGISMQGTWTVYSPGKQVIKSAQGIINLRPNTHNIVINHTNQFPSPDGSKVEK
- a CDS encoding DUF3598 family protein, coding for MAQSLVLTLGYRYENIRAEAITIYDESGNLQKITFIDEQIGTLPQLTTNLPRQEVSGNW